One window from the genome of Chrysemys picta bellii isolate R12L10 chromosome 15, ASM1138683v2, whole genome shotgun sequence encodes:
- the HPD gene encoding 4-hydroxyphenylpyruvate dioxygenase isoform X2, with the protein MGFEELAYKGLETGSREVVSHVIKQDKIIFVLSSALNPENKDMGEHLVKHGDGVKDIAFEVEDCDFIVQKAKERGAVIVKEPWVEEDKYGKVKFAVIQTYGDTTHTLIENLNYKGLFLPGFEPSLFKDPLLPKLPSGKLSFIDHVVGNQPDLQMVPVAEWYQKNLLFHRFWSVDDKQLHTQFSALRSIVVANYEETIKMPINEPAVGKKKSQIQEYVEYYGGAGVQHIALNTPDIITAVTNLKQRGIEFMTVPSTYYQQLREKLKSAKIKVKENIDKLEELKILVDFDEKGYLLQIFTKPVQDRPTVFLEVIQRHNHQGFGAGNFKSLFQAIEDDQDARGNLTILTANGETNFI; encoded by the exons ATGGGATTTGAAGAACTGGCCTATAAGGGCCTGGAAACTGGCAGCAGAGAAGTGGTGTCTCATGTAATAAAGCAGGATAAG ATCATATTTGTCCTCTCATCTGCTCTCAACCCTGAAAACAAAG ACATGGGAGAGCACTTGGTGAAGCATGGAGATGGCGTAAAAGACATTGCATTTGAAGTCGAAGATTGCGACTTCATTGTGCAG AAAGCTAAAGAGCGTGGGGCAGTGATAGTGAAAGAGCCCTGGGTAGAGGAAGACAAATATGGAAAAGTGAAATTTGCAGTCATCCAGACG TATGGAGACACGACGCACACGTTAATAGAAAATCTTAACTACAAAGGTCTCTTCTTACCTGGCTTTGAGCCATCTCTCTTCAAAGACCCACTGTTACCAAAGCT ACCAAGTGGCAAGCTGAGTTTCATTGACCATGTGGTGGGGAACCAGCCGGATCTTCAGATGGTCCCTGTGGCAGAATG GTACCAGAAGAACCTTCTGTTTCATCGGTTCTGGTCTGTGGATGATAAACAACTGCACACACAGTTCAGTGCCCTGCGTTCCATTGTGGTCGCCAACTATGAAGAGACCATAAAAATGCCCATAAACGAGCCAGCAGTGGGCAAGAAAAAATCTCAGATTCAG GAATATGTGGAATACTATGGAGGAGCTGGAGTCCAGCACATTGCTCTGAATACCCCCGACATTATTACTGCT GTCACCAACCTGAAACAACGGGGCATAGAGTTTATGACGGTTCCATCCACTTACTACCAGCAACTGCGAGAGAAGCTGAAATCTGCCAAAATCAAGGTTAAGGAAAACATCGACAAACTGGAG GAACTGAAAATCTTAGTTGACTTCGATGAGAAAGGATACCTGCTTCAGATCTTCACGAAACCTGTTCAGGATAGACCCACTGTCTTTCTGGAGGTCATACAGCGCCACAACCACCAG GGATTTGGTGCTGGAAATTTCAAGTCTTTGTTTCAAGCTATAGAAGATGACCAGGATGCAAGAGGAAACCTTACCATACTGACAGCAAATGGAGAAACTAATTTCATCTAG
- the HPD gene encoding 4-hydroxyphenylpyruvate dioxygenase isoform X1, translating to MTTYTDKGEKPEGGKFLHFHSLTFWVGNAKQAASFYCNKMGFEELAYKGLETGSREVVSHVIKQDKIIFVLSSALNPENKDMGEHLVKHGDGVKDIAFEVEDCDFIVQKAKERGAVIVKEPWVEEDKYGKVKFAVIQTYGDTTHTLIENLNYKGLFLPGFEPSLFKDPLLPKLPSGKLSFIDHVVGNQPDLQMVPVAEWYQKNLLFHRFWSVDDKQLHTQFSALRSIVVANYEETIKMPINEPAVGKKKSQIQEYVEYYGGAGVQHIALNTPDIITAVTNLKQRGIEFMTVPSTYYQQLREKLKSAKIKVKENIDKLEELKILVDFDEKGYLLQIFTKPVQDRPTVFLEVIQRHNHQGFGAGNFKSLFQAIEDDQDARGNLTILTANGETNFI from the exons ATG ACAACTTACACAGACAAAGGAGAAAAG CCCGAAGGAGGCAAATTTCTCCACTTCCACTCTCTCACATTCTGGGTTGGAAATGCTAAGCAG GCTGCCTCGTTTTATTGTAACAAAATGGGATTTGAAGAACTGGCCTATAAGGGCCTGGAAACTGGCAGCAGAGAAGTGGTGTCTCATGTAATAAAGCAGGATAAG ATCATATTTGTCCTCTCATCTGCTCTCAACCCTGAAAACAAAG ACATGGGAGAGCACTTGGTGAAGCATGGAGATGGCGTAAAAGACATTGCATTTGAAGTCGAAGATTGCGACTTCATTGTGCAG AAAGCTAAAGAGCGTGGGGCAGTGATAGTGAAAGAGCCCTGGGTAGAGGAAGACAAATATGGAAAAGTGAAATTTGCAGTCATCCAGACG TATGGAGACACGACGCACACGTTAATAGAAAATCTTAACTACAAAGGTCTCTTCTTACCTGGCTTTGAGCCATCTCTCTTCAAAGACCCACTGTTACCAAAGCT ACCAAGTGGCAAGCTGAGTTTCATTGACCATGTGGTGGGGAACCAGCCGGATCTTCAGATGGTCCCTGTGGCAGAATG GTACCAGAAGAACCTTCTGTTTCATCGGTTCTGGTCTGTGGATGATAAACAACTGCACACACAGTTCAGTGCCCTGCGTTCCATTGTGGTCGCCAACTATGAAGAGACCATAAAAATGCCCATAAACGAGCCAGCAGTGGGCAAGAAAAAATCTCAGATTCAG GAATATGTGGAATACTATGGAGGAGCTGGAGTCCAGCACATTGCTCTGAATACCCCCGACATTATTACTGCT GTCACCAACCTGAAACAACGGGGCATAGAGTTTATGACGGTTCCATCCACTTACTACCAGCAACTGCGAGAGAAGCTGAAATCTGCCAAAATCAAGGTTAAGGAAAACATCGACAAACTGGAG GAACTGAAAATCTTAGTTGACTTCGATGAGAAAGGATACCTGCTTCAGATCTTCACGAAACCTGTTCAGGATAGACCCACTGTCTTTCTGGAGGTCATACAGCGCCACAACCACCAG GGATTTGGTGCTGGAAATTTCAAGTCTTTGTTTCAAGCTATAGAAGATGACCAGGATGCAAGAGGAAACCTTACCATACTGACAGCAAATGGAGAAACTAATTTCATCTAG